A window of Hyperolius riggenbachi isolate aHypRig1 chromosome 1, aHypRig1.pri, whole genome shotgun sequence contains these coding sequences:
- the LOC137528575 gene encoding olfactory receptor 6B9-like, whose protein sequence is MEDYSNFSGSITAFTLLGFPTSRPVQILLFFIFFVIYFLILAENLIIIILIWTTSKLHKPMYFFLGHLAFVEMWYVTVTVPKLLAIFVAESKRISVTTCMVQLYFFIALVCTECVLLTVMAFDRYVAICNPLHYVTTMDWNSCMLMALSSWLIGFIISVIKTYYISHVTFCHSGVINHFYCDISPVLNLACAYRELAELVDFILALFILLVPLLLTVISYTFILITILSIPTASGRKKAFSTCASHLVVVVIFYGATLFMYARPSRAKSEDYNKLISVIYTVITPLLNPIIYCLRNKEVQEIIWNLTLFKHD, encoded by the coding sequence ATGGAGGACTATTCAAATTTCTCCGGAagcatcactgcatttaccttaCTGGGATTTCCCACTTCTCGTCCAGTTCAGATTCtactttttttcatattttttgtcATCTATTTTTTAATTCTTGCTGAAAATCTGATTATAATTATTCTTATCTGGACTACTTCAAAGCTGCACAAGCCTATGTACTTTTTCCTTGGGCATTTAGCTTTTGTAGAAATGTGGTATGTTACCGTTACAGTGCCCAAGCTTCTTgcaatatttgttgctgaaagtaaGAGGATTTCAGTAACCACTTGTATGGTACAACTCTATTTCTTTATTGCATTGGTTTGTACAGAGTGTGTTTTGTTGACTGTTATGGCATTTGATCGCTATGTGGCCATCTGTAATCCTTTGCATTATGTCACCACCATGGACTGGAACTCCTGTATGCTCATGGCACTCAGCTCTTGGCTCATCGGATTCATCATATCAGTCATCAAAACGTATTACATTTCCCATGTTACCTTTTGTCATTCAGGAGTTATAAATCACTTTTACTGTGACATATCCCCTGTCCTTAATCTTGCCTGTGCATATAGGGAGCTGGCAGAGCTGGTTGATTTTATACTTGCCCTGTTTATTCTTCTAGTCCCTTTGTTGCTGACTGTCATATCCTATACCTTCATTCTGATCACTATCCTGTCCATCCCAACAGCCAGTGGTCGTAAGAAGGCATTCTCCACTTGTGCTTCACATTTGGTTGTGGTTGTCATATTCTATGGGGCAACTCTCTTCATGTATGCCAGACCAAGCAGAGCCAAATCTGAAGACTACAATAAACTTATATCTGTTATCTACACAGTGATAACACCGTTACTCAATCCAATCATATACTGTCTGCGGAACAAAGAAGTTCAGGAGATCATATGGAATCTGACATTATTTAAACATGATTAA
- the LOC137528634 gene encoding olfactory receptor 6B1-like: MQRNFTKINMFIILGFPNSHPVQILFFFLFLFMYILTIVENLLIIMIIGSSSKLHKPMYFFLGNLSFLETCYVTVTVPKLLSIFLYGNNAISFTGCMSQLFFFLFLGCSECVLLAVMAFDRYVAICNPLRYVTIMNWQFCFVLAFSTWVIGLVISLIKIYFISRLTFCHSKLINHFYCDVSPILNLACTDMSETEVVDFLLALVILLVPLFLTCLSYLCILSTILQIPSSTGRKKAFSTCASHLIVVTMLYSTTIFMYARPSKAQSVNSNKLVSVVYTVVTPFLNPIIYCLRNKEVNEAVRKVLRAQSPMHTGKGKPQFQGVSAFKNV, encoded by the exons ATGCAAAGAAACTTTACAAAAATTAATATGTTCATTATTTTAGGATTCCCCAATTCTCATCCCGTTCagatccttttcttctttctttttctttttatgtatATTTTGACCATTGTAGAAAATCTTCTCATCATAATGATAATTGGGAGCAGTTCCAAATTACATAAGCCAATGTATTTCTTTTTGGGGAATCTGTCTTTCCTCGAGACATGCTATGTTACAGTCACTGTCCCCAAACTCCTGTCTATATTTCTGTATGGGAATAATGCCATTTCATTCACTGGCTGTATGTCTcagctcttcttcttcctctttttggGCTGCTCTGAGTGTGTCTTATTGGCTGTTATGGCATTTGACCGATACGTGGCTATTTGCAATCCCCTACGTTATGTCACGATAATGAACTGGCAGTTTTGCTTTGTTTTAGCTTTTTCTACTTGGGTGATTGGTTTGGTTATTTCTCTTATTAAGATTTACTTCATCTCCCGGCTAACTTTTTGTCACTCAAAACTTATCAACCATTTTTATTGTGATGTGTCGCCTATTCTTAATCTTGCATGCACAGATATGTCTGAAACCGAAGTTGTAGACTTTCTTCTTGCCCTAGTCATCCTCTTAGTACCACTTTTTCTAACTTGCCTTTCTTATTTGTGTATATTGTCCACCATCCTTCAGATTCCAAGTTCCACAGGGCGGAAGAAAGCATTTTCCACTTGCGCCTCACATCTGATTGTTGTCACCATGCTATATTCAACCACTATATTTATGTATGCAAGACCAAGTAAGGCTCAGTCTGTTAATTCTAACAAACTGGTGTCTGTTGTTTACACGGTGGTGACACCATTCCTCAATCCAATCATCTATTGTTTAAGGAACAAGGAAGTAAATGAAGCA gtgcgcaaagttttgcgcgcgcaaagtcctatgcacacg GGTAAAGGCAAGCCACAGTTTCAAGGTGTCAGTGCATTTAAAAATGTGTAG